ACTTCCACTGTTGGAAATGTTAAGTAATAGATAATGATTGCATTCTATTGCTCTAAGTCACCTCTGTTTTATCCCTCACTGTGGGATTGGCAGATGTCCATTTGAGCATTTTCATTCATTATTCTTTGTATTTCTGATACAGGAGGTTTATAAACCTCTGCGAAAATACAAGAGGCAGGTTGATGCTGAGGAGCTAGCTGATGAAGAATCCAGAGTCCACTCCACTTTGCTGGAGTATGGAAGGTAAAGACACACTTTTTAGATGTACAGGCTCCAACCTTAAAGGAGTGCTAAGAAACAATTCCACTAATGAAATCCATTGTCTTGATACCTATTAGCACTTTACAACATTTTCACTTGTGTAGTGTCTTTtccttgttttctttctttttatatttatttatttattgtatactTCAATGTAGGATATACAGCACAGATGTAGCAAATAGTACGTATGCTATCAGGTACATTTCTTCAGATGGTCAAGCCTAACTTATACTGAAGAGGTGTCCaggatttaaaaacaaagcaatgtcATGTTTTTCAGTAATTATTTATACTGAATTAGAACACCCCATATATTCTTGTTGTGGGTACTATTGTAGACAGTTCatattcttaaaagcaataaCCATGTCTTATTATAATGTACAAATCCGTTttcaatatcgctctctgaaaatgATAGCGGATTTACATGTTACAACAAACCAAAAGTAGACCACATTGAggaacaatcatttattttataagtATTAGAATTTCAGTTATTGCCagaagaaaatgcattttatattcagTTTAAACCTACAGaatatttgtttctatttttaaaattcttcagctgttttcttttttctttagtgcttgttttatttcctgctttaTTTTCTTGCATTTTCTTCTTCCTTCTTCTCTTACCTTTTACTTTTCCATTCATTTTATTACTTAGACTCCCTGATTACATACTGTGAGTATATATTATTCGCTGATTCTAGTTTACAATATTTTCTGAGCTTACTGTGTTATTGCCACTAATTTAGAACTGTGAAAGCATGCAAATTGAAGTTAGAAGCATTGCTGGTTCAATGCCTAGGAGAACTAACACTTGAGAACTGCAGTTGTGCTTTTCTTGTGAGAACCTTTACAGTTGtgattatactgtatgtatgtatgtacagttacccttagtttatatatatatatatatatatatatatatatatatatatatatatattggactaACGTATTCGTAATTATATTATGAATATGttagtctgagagagagagagatatttcaCTTATTTTGAAGGTTTGTAGCCCCTTTTAACAGATCCAGACACTAGAATTTAAGTTTAAATAGCACTTTCGTGCCGgtttttattattacagaaataaaagaaaatgaaaacaaaaacctaattCCCACCTAAAACCTAAAACCTAATTTGGGTGAATTCTTCTTAACTATCACACTGGACAACTAAGCTGATTTTACAGTCAATAGtcctgaataaaagaaaaaagactgaGGAGCTATCTTGCTATGCTTTGATGAGACAATTTCAGAACATAATTATTATATTTACTGTTTTAATACTGATAAGCATTTatggtgaaaaaaataaataataataataataataataataataataataataataataataataaaattggcaGGTTTTGTTTTCATGCTTGTTAATCCCAGGATTATAATCCGTAAAATCACAGTGTAATCAAGCATgggtgtctctaattacagtaTATAGTGAAGGTGCCTGTGCTTATATCAAAGTTAAGTTTTTACATGAACATACAGTgcatgtaggtcatggtgatctaatTTGAGATTGTGACTTAGTAACATACTTGTATATATGTTTTAAGCTTATCAGTCACTACAAGATAAAATCAAATTAGGTACTGAACCTTATGATATTTTGATCCATAgccatcacacacacatacacactggtATACTGAGTGAGAAAACAGTCATTGTTTTGGCTGAATTCATTATTCAGTTTTCACTTCAACTGCATTGCTGTGACAGTCTTCATGCAAAACTGTATAGAGGTCTAGAAATAGCAGACTGCAAGtttgtgctgaaagagttaatattgtgtgtgtgtgtgtatatatacatgtatgtatatatgtgtgtattatatatatatatatatatatatatatatatatatatatatatatatatatatatatacaaattcaaGGTTTTGCACCCAGTTTACCAATTCATAATCTATTACTGAACACTCTTTATTGGAATGGTTCAGTCATGCTAAAATGCAAACAAGCATCTGTTTACTGAAATATTTACAAGATAACCAAGCTGTTTCTTAacttaattgtatttattgtaggCGATATGGATTTAGCAGGCAAGCTAAACAAGACAAGGTAAGAACTGTATGAAGCTTTACTTTTCAAAACGCTATTAGAAATGTCTCAAAACTGTAGACGTAATAACTTTTAGATAATAACTTTAATTAAACTATGATTATCTCTCTTGAGAGGCTGCTTTTGCCACCTCAACATTTCCCTTCAGAAATATTTCATTTCAGTCTCGGATGCACATAAATCACGGACAGATGTCTGTTTAACAACCGTTTTCTAGCCCGCGAGATCACTGCATTGTAAAGCTGTGCTGTGGCAGTTTCTTTGTGACACACACCTATTGATCTTATCCCTCTTGTTTGTCCTATAGGCTGAAGATAAGAAAGCGTTTGTGACACCAGGGCTGCCGCATGGCATGTCTGAGGTGTCAGAAGAGGAAGATCTGCAAGCTGCTGAAGAGGTACTAATGATATAACAGAgtgcattaaaaacaaataaagtaatTATGTGGAACAAGATATAAACATATTTAATTGTATGTGTCTAGTCACTGCTGTGACATACTCTGGAAATGTTTAActtctttgctttgttttttctcagcttCGCATTAAAACGTTGATGACTGGAATGGCTGTCATGGCAAATGAAGAGGTAAAACATGCTAGCCTACTGTGCCTGCATTTTAAGGCTTTCTAATAAAGTACTTTTATAATGATTGGCTAATATCCTGAATTAGCTTTTTttgatatttaatacattttataatgtcCTGTATGCAATTAAGACTGCAGGGtcaattatttattgatttcattgTTCGTTAGATACAGCATCAAGTGTAATGAAGATCTGAATGTTAAGAGTTGCTTCTACTTTAAGGTTGTCATCTGATTAGGTTAACCTTGAAAAAGAGATCTGTAATCTAAattctgttctccagaatgaccCTACTTCCCCAATTTTTTTTAGAGgttaataaaataatcaataaacTCACCTGAAACTGTTGTAATGTGTTGGatgttcaaatatttaaatattccaCAAACAGAGATTTTGTTATAATATCTCTCTCATTTGTTTTTAAGGGGAAACTGACTGCAAGCACAGTTGGCCAGATAGTAGGGCTTCAGTCTGAAGAGATCAAGCAAATTGCATCTGAATATGCAGAAAAAGTAAGTGTTAACTTGATGCATCTGTTTTACATGCTGTCAGCTATGTATtctgtattagttttttttttttttttggttaatatttAAAGATGTGGCCTAGATTTGAAGGGTATATAAagacgtttttattttattgttacatgttcccatgtgttgctacaactgtttaagcaagatgtgtgtgttgttttaattatgtttttttttttttttttttacattttgaccacttttttaaattgcattccctgcctcaagatgacttcatatgtacctgcatggacctctcagaactacatttcatcatcctcctgcttactggtaaatccatctcagttacatatgtgagaagaggatgatgggaaaggtagttctgagaggtccatgcgggtacatgtgaagccatcttgaggcagggaatgcaatttaaaagtttaaaaaagtggtaaaaatgtaaaaaacaaaaatgagaacaatacacacaccttacgtaagcagttgtaacaacacatgggaacatgtaacacaataaaataaagggtccttatgtaccctttgaTTTGCTTTTCTTTTGATTATTTGAAGTTAACTAGTGGTTATAGAAAAACGATTTATGAAAATACCagcatgcatgttttattttgatttaatcaCTTTTTTGCCTGTGTCATCTTACATTTTTTGATGATGATAGCTGAGGCTGTACCAAGATTAATACAACACACTCTTCTGAATGCGTAAGTGTATCCATGTCATTGTTAGGGTTAATTGCTTCCATGCAAAATCTATAGGTTTTTACTTTGAATATTAACCATGCTAGAAAATGTAgtattctttaaaaatatattcattaaTAAAGGCTACTGTTTAGTATGAGAATCCTCGCTAAATTTGTAGTTAAGCAATTATGTATTTTTAAGGCTAATCAGCATATTTTTTCCATAATAGGCTAGCATTTGCTTATTGTGTTGAGTTGTCTTGTACAGTGATTACATCTCACACATTTTTTTCTCAAGTAAAATTTGTAAAGGTATTTTCATTTGTTATCCACAAATTATTCTTAGTCCAGCTTCTGTAAACTTTCTGCTTCCTTTGTTTAATTGATCAATACTATGAGACAAGCTCAGAGTCCATAGTCTTTGACTTGCCAGGTAGAGGATGTCTCTGTATGCGACTTGAGTATTGTTCTTTCTACATAATGGACACTGTATTTGAAAAGGTTACTGTTTTAAATCCCACAAATGCATTACATTTAACCTCCCCATGCTAACTGTGGAAGTGAcaagttctcaatgtctttatcTCCATAATATAAAGAAGAGTTTGTGTTACAAGTTATCTTTTCAGTATGTGCATTTTTCCAACCATTCATATGCTTAATGAGCTCTTAGCATCAAAGAATATTTGTCAATTTTGGGTTGGCTCAAACCCCTCTGGTTGAGCTTCCCCAACCAATGAATCCCCCAAATTTACATGTTGTCCTTACAATCCCCCCCCCCGCTTTATTGTATAATGGTACTGAGCGCAGGCATAAGAAATGAGGATTCAGAGTATTAAACATGTTGCCTTCAAAATGGGGAAATCTCAATCACCTAACAGCAGTGTTCATGTAAATACATTTATCTTCCCATCCCCCCGACTTGGCGGACAAATCAATGAGGTGTGAGGGTCGTTTGAGAGAATATTTGTGCATGTGCTGCACTCACCCTGAATCCATTTTGCAGCCCCCGCTGTGTTCAGTAGTTCAGATGCCaccttgtttctttgtttgcaGCAGTCAGAGCGCTCTGCAGAAGACCGGCCCGAGAGGTTTGGAGCAGCCCAGCAGCATCGCAGACTGGTGGCATCTCTCAACAAACAGATTGCTCAAAAATCCAAACAAGTGGAAGAGGTAGAACAGCTCATATtcattgtcaaaaaaaaaaaaatgtaaagtaggTGAGATTATCTGAATTCTACTACCATGCAGAAAATGTACAATATAggaagaaacaaaaacagaattcaTTTCTCACTATATAACTGATTTGGCATAAATGTTCGTCACAACTTGTATCCATTTCTTATTTTGTTAGTGAACATGAACTGGTATAGAGTTCAAAAGCATGGAAGAATTTATGCAATTCTGAACTAGTCAACTGAACAACTGCATCTTTGTACATTTAGGGCTGTGTTGTAAAGCAAGTGAAAGAGCAAAAGCATTTTAGAGAGGAGTAAATGGTATAAAACTAAAGAACTTTCTCTGAACAATAATTCCTATTGCTGTAACTAAATTGTTTCTTAGTAGTTTCatgaattcactttttttttcttattcctcTCAAAGTCTACCTTTGCCCTACCAGATTGTTACAAatcttcatgttttgttttttattaaataccaGCTACAAGCTAAACATTTGGAGGTCCAATCGGAATATGAAGAAGCCAAGAGTAAATTGATGGAGGTAAGAAACACCAGCAcagtttatttttgaaaatattctAAAACTAAAAGTGCATTCTTGTTTAATACTGGCATGTTCAACCCCAGATTAATCCAATGCAAATTGAGGGGCAAAAGTATTTATAGAAAACCTGATTCTGATTGAACTAAAAAGTTTCAtcgattatattttaaaatatgatacaaTGCAAAGGCTTGTCATTTTCTTAGatgtagctgttttttttatatatatatttatgaatctCTGTCATGTGAAAACTGCTGTTGTAATTACAAACTGAGTGTCTTGTGTTTTTGGTGGTTTTCCCTGCCACAGTGTGTACCTGTACTTCTCATCATGAAGTCTGTTAAAAGCTGAATCTTATtggatggataaaaaaaaatatcaagaacACTGCAGGGCTAATTAACAGAGAGGCTTGGAAATGAGCACAGATGGTTTCTAAAAAAAAGATGCATTAGCAGGTTTGGAAGTAACACAGCACGTTATGTACTGATGAACATGAATATATTATTATCTTATAGTCCAGGCTGTCTTAACACAAGGAAACATGTAGTGGTGGTTCAAGGACTTCTGTTATGCATTGAATAAAAAAGTCAtatttaaccatttatttcaaTAGAATACACTGTAAAGATCAAGGCAAAGGATCCAAACTGATGGGTAACAGAAATGTTATTCATGCGAGTGATTGCAACAGTGGGTCTTGGCTTCGATCACTGCATTGTCTGGGCATGGATGATTAAATTATGCTTTGATAATAATCAtagaagcctttttttttttttagtgtctcCTGGATATCATTTTTTGTAAGAGCTCAGTCAAATTCAGCTGATTTGTACTTGTGAATATATGTGGCAACCCATTCAACATTGGTAGAATGTAAAACCAATTATACTTGTCCAGAGTTATTTACAGGGGGAATTTAAAATGTGGTTTGTTGTAATTATATTTATACAACATAATCATAAACTTGCATATAGTGGAAAtcttttgtattaattttttttttgcaataatgtATTTATCTGGGGAGGGTATCTGTGTATGTCCTGGAGGAGAGGAAtattaagttaaataaaaaagcaaaaaacaaagcaagaatGCTTCAGAAGAATTGGCCGCAGTTTGGATTGCTATGAAATCCCTTACTGCATGACTAGGAATAAATCTCCACCTACATTACTGTGATTGGTATAGGCACAGCTTGGGAGAACAGTCTGTTTGAAGAACCTTGTCCTTCGGTAAAATTAGTCCTTCTACTTGGCATTTTGAATTTCTTCAGAAATTCTGCTGCTACCCATACAATCCTTAACTCTTTTTATAATAAGGGGTCAATTTGATCCACCTACTTTATACAGagctgggataagccacagcttaAATTCtttggagcattttacagcatcaGGAAATCAGCCTGGATAGTATCAACCAGTGATCTGTGGTTGTAGCGATCTTGAACGATTCACCAGTCATGTAAAATACTTGCAGAATACAGCTGTTAATTTAAATAGTTTTAGTGGCTTATACTGGATAATAAATCTTGTCTGCTAAGATTTCTTTCCTTTACAATAAAAGCAGATTGCAGTTTTGAGTGCTATTATCTTTCTTCGACCAGGGTTGTGATGGGGTGTTTCTTGCTGCAGTCCTGAAATTTAAATGAGCTGTGTCTAGTTTAGTGATCTAACATGaattgtatttcatgtttttgtaGGCTGTGAACTTTACTGAGAAGTTGCATAAGGAACTTTCTGCTTTAGAAGAACTTGAATGTCATGCTGATTCAAGGTATGTTTAACTCTTACACAGAGCGTAACATTTTCCAAATGTTTACACTGGGATCATTATGCAATGCCttaattactgtacatttttttctttcttcttggtATATAATCACTTCTTATGCGGTTGGTCACATGGTATGATTGCAGGTAGACCATTGGAGTAATTTGTTACTGGGAAATTGCTGctacttttttcttttatagtCAGTCTTGTCTTTTAAATATTCACATTCAGAAGTGAATTAAAGAGGGAGTGGTTCCAATGTTGCAGGTGCTATAAAGTGGTGCTGAAATTGACCTGGTTAGCACTTTTTGTAAATATCAAAAGGTAAAAAATGTATTCTTCTGTTTAAATACTTACTTGGATTAATTTGAAATGGTATGTCAAAACTATACTTAAAGGCTGTATTCTGTATGTATCTGTGTAAGTGATGTAATGCCCTGTGGGAATGAAACCCCACCAAAATCAGCCTTTTCAAGAAAACACACTGATAGTTGTGGGTGCTAATTACAAGAATAGTTCTggattaacatgttttcttgccCTGTGTTGATATAATTGTGTGTATTTGGTCCTAATTGGAAGCCAGAGATGCTTGGTGGACATTAAAAGCTAATTTTCCTTTGACATAAAATATATACCAACGTGGTCCCAAGTGAGAGTTGTTAAGGCCTCAGAATTTAAAGTGCAAAGTCATTCACAGTCAGATAGAAACCAAGCGACTAAAGATAGCTAATATTCTTGGTGGGTGAATGATACTGGTATTaataatttgaagaaaaaaaaaatatatatatatatacacccacaAGTCTATTTTTGTAAGctataaagagtaagtagtggggttccgaaaaatatagtgttatacgtccctacatgttgctacaacagtttaaataacatacctgtaatttttattttcattgtcaaaATCCTGACAGCTTTAGACTTTATAGGgaccttatttaaacagttgttgcaacacatggggatgtgtaacgctatatttttcagagccccgctacttactcttttaagTTGGTGTCAAAAGAGTAAGTAAATAGGAAAGGATGCTCAGGTCTTGTAGCTTGTAGTTGACAAAAAAGAGACCTATGCAATATAACCCCTAATATTGCAAAGGGTCAACTTAACAAATGAGGCAGCTGCCCTCACATCAACAGTCTACATATCAGCACTGGAGTGTTCAGACTGGTGAGTTTTAAGAAACTTTCTGCCCCAGTCATTGGCATTTCTCCAACTTCTAAATCTGATCCTGGCAAACCCAGGGAGCAGTTGAGAGACTATTAATCTTTGAGAATCGCTATTGACTGTGTCTGGACAGCTGGAAAGCTAACACCAGTGACAGATGGGTTTTGGCAATGTTCGTAAGAGTTTGTCCTCTGGAATGTACAGTAAGGAAACAGACCTCCCAGGAGACAGAATTCAAGTGCTCTTCTTATAGAACAGAAAGTTTGCTTTAATCCTGAGGGATATTTTGCACGTCTCTCCAGAACAAATTAGTTATACAAAAGAACAATGGCCATCAGAACGATTCAGAAAACCACAATGTTGGCAGAAAACTGTGTCAGTCAGTACAGGGCAGAATGTGGCAATGATACCACAAGAACTGTGTGACCGGTTTGGTAGTGGGCATCCATCAGTTATGACCAGGGTGTCTATAATCTGACCCTAAATAATGCAGTGATGTGGGAACAGGCAGTGTGTGCGTGGGACATTGTCTTTCAACATCAGAAGTAGCAAGGAACAGTTAAGCTAGGCCAGGTGTGTGCATTAGACGCACGTCTCAGGAAAATAACTATCAATTGAACATTTGTGGGGATCTGATGTGAATGGCCTTGGATCCATAACTACAGTCTGTCTACAAGGATGGCAATCATTTCTTTAAACAACTGACTTGTCTTTTTTATGTCatcgtgtgcgtgcgtgtgtgtgtgtgtgtgcgtgctagTGTCCTTCAGAAGCTGAGAGCGTTGGTTGCTATGAATGAAAACCTTAAGAATCAAGAACAAGAGTTCCGTACTCATTGCCGGGTAAGAagaatattttacttttaaaagacATACCGCCTGTATCTTAAATATTTAGTACAGAACATTCATCTTTTTATACATCTGACCCCTCGTTACTTACTATTGCATTACTGTGATATCTGCTTTATCTTtgtgaatgtgttgttttttttgtgtgtgcgttTTAAAGGAGGAAATGACTCGTTTGCAGCAGAGTATTGAAAACCTCAAAATTGAATCAGGAGATGATGATGGTGAACAAAAGGTAAGTGATAAAAAGTTCAGTAGTTAATTTATGTATAGTAGTTATTTTCAACAAAATAGTCActtcaaaaaaaattaaaaaaattcagaaatgtttttggttttatgGCAAgtgataaatgtgcttttttttttttttttttaggaacgaAACCAACTGATAGACAAACAGTAtaatacagacagagagaagcTCCAGAAGATCAGGCTGTTGCTGGTAAATAAACTGACAAACCAGagtatctgttttaaaatgagtcCCTCGTACTACTGTTATAAAGATATTGTTATCTTTCTTTTAAGACGTTCCCCACCAATCCACGTATACTGTGCATTTGCTATTTATGGGatagtttgtttactttttaaatccaatacaataatacattttagtgcatgtttctttttgcctttagGCCCGGAGGAATAGAGAAATTGCTATACTGCAGAGAAAGATTGATGAAGTACCGAGCAGAGCTGAACTAACCCAGTATCAGAAGAGATTTATTGAACTCTATGGTCAGGGTATGTATTTAGGCATCTGCTTTCTGTATATTCCATTTTCTTGTTTGAATTGCTGGTTTGGGTACTGTAGCATGCCGTCAAATTGTATCAGCATTTTTGGGTTAAATGTATACAGACATAGAAGTTAATAAGAATATCTTTATCTAGTGTCATTGTAATCTAATAAAACGTATGTAACATTACATAAACCCATTCTTTGACAGGGTGACTTCTTAAAAAAGATACATTTTGAACTAGAAGTGTAATTTAAAACCAATATGCTTTTATAATGTAAATCAGTATGATCTGTGGAAGAATATGGTTCTGAGAAAAGGTTTGGCTTATTGGCACATTCTGTTTGCTGGCTCATTAAGTAGGCAAAGATTACAAAGTATGATTCATTGGTCCCACTCCGCAAGAAATGCTTTCGCCCATTTGTCTTTGTATGAAAATTAACATGGAAGGGAAATTCCTCTTTGTATATACTGTGCATAAAtgttaacatttgttttaagaatcacttaattgtgatgaaacttggtacaggCCTTCTTGAGGTTTTCATAATGTATGTCGTGGTGAGCTTGTTTTGCATGACTTCTGGGCTTTGGAAAGGTTTTGATGAAACTCTGCAGAGACTGACAGTTGTGCAGAGGAGTGAATGTATTTGCATTAAGATAATGATGGTCCAGCAGAAGGTGCACACACAGGAGTTAAAtctctatgaaaaataaaaatgggtaCAAATAAAAGTACATATCACACGAATGTTAATTACTGCTTAAATAAAAAAGTGCAAAACAGttgaaaatgtaatgattttaatttagtttttttccaCCAGCAATCCTGTATGTAATGTTACATCAGCTTCACATATATCCGAAATAATTGTATGTCATTTCTTGGTAAAAGAGgcgtgaaaacattttttttttaaatatgtacatatCCTGTAAATCAGAATATATTTCCCCCTCTATTATCAAGCTAGTTGGAATAGACAGTATTcgtatatatgcatatatattttgTGGACTGCAGGTTTATCCTGTTCAGTAGCAATAGTACCGCACATTGTTTTTTCCATTGTGGAACTTCACTGTGAAGTGGAAGCTAATACTTTCACCACATGTTTGCCATGACAACTAGATTATTACCTCATGGTAACAGTGTATTCCTGAAAGAGATGAGTgttcattttacagtacatttctaaCAAGGCAGTTGTTTTTCCCCACTCGATTTAGTTACTAGATGCTTAAACATAACtcgcaatttaaaaaaagactttttgtttCAAGCACATTACTCCCATTTTTCAGTTTGCATTTATAACAGTAGTCATTACTTGCTGATAAATTGCTTCGTCCAGTGTTACTGTTGAATTATGGAATGTGCACTGCCCTTGTGCTGAACAGCCTTGCtgctttttacttttaaattagcAAGTCTTTGTTagttttatattacttttttttaatctacatTTTGTCCTACGGCTGTCTGTTTTAATGCATTTGGGTACAAGAAACATTATCTTGAACATGATTTACAGTGCCATTGAACTAAAATATTCTCTTTTAGTTGCAGCAACCCACAAAGAAACCAAACAGTTCTTCACCCTCTATAATACACTGGATGACAAAAAAGTGTTTCTAGAAAAAGAGGTAACTAGGGAAATGAATTAGAAAGGGTTGTAATTTGTCCATGGGCAagagttttctttaaaaagtaatgGGTATTTAATAGTTTCTTCTGCtgaaccttttgtttatttaaaagaataataataataataataatgcggaACTAGTGTCATTGATTCACATGGGGATTTTATGTTTATCGTCTATTTGTAACGACACTCAAATATATAATTCTTTATCATAatgtaattacatatttaaatttgaaatgcCAGTGACATGTTGTTATTGCTGTTTATTGATACTACAGCAGAAATTGGATTTCCCACATTGTATAATCTACCAGAAGCATTTCAATGACTTCGCTCAGCTGACTTTGACCTTGAGTTTGGCTTGTTGATTTTAAACCCATCAGAGGATGGTACAGCTGTGGTGGAAATGAAAGTTTAAATATGACCTATCGCTTCCCCCGTGGTAGACAATTTACATGATCAGAAATACTGCTAGTAAATACTGTAAGAGGGCAACTATGCTAATGGTGCTAAATGAATTGCTTTTTCCCCCCATAGGTTAATTTGCTGAATTCCATTCATGACAACTTTCTTCAGTACGTATTGGCATTATGCTTAACTATATTCCTTACAGCCAAGCTAGAAAACACTTTTTGTTAGACAATAAGGATAGATTAAGTGGTTTGAGTGtttcattatttgtattattcaaaTGGGCATAGTTGTGCAGTTAAACCTATACAGCTGAAAACACAATGTAATCCACTTCCTTAATTCTCTGCATATTTTGTAATAATGTGTCCATCTGGGTGTGCTGAGCCAGTCATACCAGTGGGAGCTGTAGAGTGCTATATTGTGATTCCTTCTGCAAATGATGTGTCTGGGTCAGTAATTTCTGCCCCTTATGCAAGCCGTAATGCATGCTGTGTTCCAGAGCTATGGCATCTTCTGGAGCCCGAGAGCAATTTCTGCGACAGATGGAACAAATTGTTGAAGGAATCAAACAGAACAGAATTAAGgcaagtaatctttttttttaaatttatatatatatatatatatatatatatatatatatatatatatatatatatatatatatatatatatacagtatatgccccCTACATTTtttcagatct
The Acipenser ruthenus chromosome 10, fAciRut3.2 maternal haplotype, whole genome shotgun sequence DNA segment above includes these coding regions:
- the LOC117414202 gene encoding coiled-coil domain-containing protein 93-like isoform X1 yields the protein MAATSMFQRLRTGSKLGAQYDQEGNLIQVETREDEEQNVKLAEILELLVAAGYFRARIKGLSPFDKVVGGMTWCITTCNFDIDVDLLFQENSTIGQKIALTEKIVSVLPKMKCPHRLEPHQIQGLDFIHIFPVVQWLVKRAIETREEMGDYIRAYSVSQFQKTHSIPEDNDFMQRKEKAIKTVMDVSEVYKPLRKYKRQVDAEELADEESRVHSTLLEYGRLPDYILRYGFSRQAKQDKAEDKKAFVTPGLPHGMSEVSEEEDLQAAEELRIKTLMTGMAVMANEEGKLTASTVGQIVGLQSEEIKQIASEYAEKQSERSAEDRPERFGAAQQHRRLVASLNKQIAQKSKQVEELQAKHLEVQSEYEEAKSKLMEAVNFTEKLHKELSALEELECHADSSVLQKLRALVAMNENLKNQEQEFRTHCREEMTRLQQSIENLKIESGDDDGEQKERNQLIDKQYNTDREKLQKIRLLLARRNREIAILQRKIDEVPSRAELTQYQKRFIELYGQVAATHKETKQFFTLYNTLDDKKVFLEKEVNLLNSIHDNFLQAMASSGAREQFLRQMEQIVEGIKQNRIKMEKKKQENKMRRDQLNDEYLELLEKQRLYFKTVKDFKEECRKNEMLLSKLRAKGAP
- the LOC117414202 gene encoding coiled-coil domain-containing protein 93-like isoform X2; amino-acid sequence: MAATSMFQRLRTGSKLGAQYDQEGNLIQVETREDEEQNVKLAEILELLVAAGYFRARIKGLSPFDKVVGGMTWCITTCNFDIDVDLLFQENSTIGQKIALTEKIVSVLPKMKCPHRLEPHQIQGLDFIHIFPVVQWLVKRAIETREEMGDYIRAYSVSQFQKTHSIPEDNDFMQRKEKAIKTVMDVSEVYKPLRKYKRQVDAEELADEESRVHSTLLEYGRRYGFSRQAKQDKAEDKKAFVTPGLPHGMSEVSEEEDLQAAEELRIKTLMTGMAVMANEEGKLTASTVGQIVGLQSEEIKQIASEYAEKQSERSAEDRPERFGAAQQHRRLVASLNKQIAQKSKQVEELQAKHLEVQSEYEEAKSKLMEAVNFTEKLHKELSALEELECHADSSVLQKLRALVAMNENLKNQEQEFRTHCREEMTRLQQSIENLKIESGDDDGEQKERNQLIDKQYNTDREKLQKIRLLLARRNREIAILQRKIDEVPSRAELTQYQKRFIELYGQVAATHKETKQFFTLYNTLDDKKVFLEKEVNLLNSIHDNFLQAMASSGAREQFLRQMEQIVEGIKQNRIKMEKKKQENKMRRDQLNDEYLELLEKQRLYFKTVKDFKEECRKNEMLLSKLRAKGAP